Part of the Paenibacillus sp. JNUCC32 genome is shown below.
GAATAAATTGGGCGTTTGGCCCGTATCAGCGATTTTTATCCTTGCTTCCCACCGCTTGTTGGTCTATGATGGGGGTGTTAAAATTATTTTCTTCATTTTTTCATATTTTTAAAAATAATTTTCAGAACGGAATCCCATTCGTTATGCCCAGGCAATAAGCTCACCGGGAACCTTGAAGGAGGCTTGTGATGACACCAATCTTGCATATTATTTCTGTCGAAAAGGAAAGTCTGCCCCGTCAGGAACGACGGCTCGCGGAATTCATTTTGACAGCCCCATCCGAGATTGTGCATATGGGCATTAAGGATCTTGCCGATCAGTGCGAGGTCAGCGCTGCCACCGTAACCCGTTTTTGTAAGAATTTTCAGTGTAAGGGGTATCCTGATTTTAAGCTCAAGCTTGCGGCCGAGATCGCTCATGCCGAAATGGCCTCGCGCACGGGAAACACGCGCTATCAGGACATCGTGGCGGGCAACCCGCTGGCCGGGATCGTCGAGGCGATCGAATCCAATCATCTGACTTCCATCCGCGATACGACGGAGCTGCTTGATCTGGGTCAGCTGGAGCGCGCCGTGGATGCCCTGTGCCGCGCGAAACGCATTGATCTGTACGGCGTGGCGACCTCTTCCATCGTGGCGCAGGACTTTTACCAGAAGCTGATCCGGATCGGAAAAAACTGCACCGCTTTTGCGGATTCCCATATGCAGATCACGTCAGCCTCTACACTGACCTCTAGCGATGTGGCCGTTGCCGTTTCTTACTCCGGTGAAACGCCGGAGACCATCGATGCATTGGCCTGTGCCAAAGACGCCGGCGCCTTCACGATCAGCATCACCTCTTACCGGAGCAGCGCGATCTCCGCCCTGGCGGATATTACGCTGTATTCATCGTCGCTCGAGGAAGGTATGCGCCGGGGTGATATGGCTTCGCGTATCGCTCAGCTTCACATTATAGACATCCTGTTCATGGGAATGGCCAGCCGGGACTTCTCCACGTATGTCCCCCGTCTGGAGCAATCATATCTTAATGTTCAAAATTATCGCAAAAGCCGAGGAGGACAATAACCAATGAATATTTACACATTCCGCGACGAAGAACAATTCGTGCAAACAGGCGCTAACCTGATTTCCAGCCTGCTGCACACCAATCCGCGCGCCACGCTTGGATTGGCTACGGGAAGCACGCCGGTCGGGCTCTATGCCAAGCTGATTGAAATGAACCGTCAGGGGCTGGTCAGCTTCGCCCAAACCACGACGTATAATCTGGACGAATATGTAGGCCTTCCGGAGAATCATCCCGAGAGCTACCGCACTTTCATGAATGAGAAGTTCTTCAATCATGTCGACATCCAGATGGATCGCACCCATGTGCCGAACGGCAATGCTGCCGATCCGGAAGCAGAATGCCTGAATTACGACAAAATGCTCGAAGAATACGGCCCGGTTGATCTTCAGCTCCTCGGCCTTGGACATAACGGACATATCGGTTTCAACGAGCCTGGGGACTCCTTAAGCGGCGGTACCCATGTGGTTGAGCTGCAAGAGAAAACACGCAACGCCAATGCAAGATTCTTCCCGACCCTGGACGATGTACCGACCCACGCGATTACCATGGGCGTTGCCACCATCATGAAGGCCCGCCAAATTCTCCTGCTCGTTCGAGGAGAGGATAAAGCGGAAATCGTACACCGCGCATTGACGGGGCCGATTACCACAGAGTGTCCGGCATCGCTGCTTCAATGTCATCCGAACGTAGTCGTCCTTCTGGATCAAGGCGCAGGGAGACTGCTGGTATGAGCAGCGAACGCAAAGATTCGGTCCAATTGTTGTACGGTCAAGTCTTGACGCCAGACGGCTTCTGTGCAGACGGCGTGCTGGCGATCAAAGGTGAGGACATTGCTTACGCCGGAGATGTTTCCGGGCTCCCAGCCGAGCTTAAGCAGGCTGCAGCGGAAGTGATCAACCAACCCGGCGGCTACATTATTCCCGGATTTATTGATATCCACGTGCACGGCGGCAACGGCGAAGATTTCATGGATGCAAGCAAGGATGTCCTGGATAAAATCACGTCGTTCCACAGCTCCCAGGGAACCACGTCCATGCTCGCCACCACGATGACGGCGCCGAAGGCAGCCATCGACCACGTGCTTCGCGAAGTTAACGAGTACCGCAGCCAAGGCATGCCTTATACCAAGCTGGTAGGCGCACATCTGGAAGGCCCTTTCATCAGTCCGAAATGGCCAGGCGCACAAAATCCGGAGCATATCGTCCATGCCAATATCGACTGGCTGGAAGAATGGGTGTCCACATACCCGGATCTGATCCGGCAGGTGACCCTGGCACCGGAGCGCGAAGGAGCGCTGGAGGCCATCTCCTGGCTCAGCAGCCACGGGATCGTGGCCGCACTGGGTCATACGGATGCCACTTACGAAGAAGTGGAGGCCGCCGTGGAGGCAGGACTGAGCCATGGCGTGCATACGTTTAATGCGATGACAGGGCTGCATCACCGCAAGCCTGGCGTGGTGGGTGCGATGCTGGGCGATGATCGCCTAAGCTGCGAAATCATCGCCGACGGCATCCATGTTCACCCGGCTGCCATTCGGATTCTGGCCCGCATGAAACAGGACGACAACCTGATTCTGATCACCGATGCAATGTCCGCTACCGGAATGGCTGACGGCGAATATACGATTGGCGATTTGCCGGTCGTTGTCGAGAACGGCATCGCCACGCTTAAGAGCAACAGGGATAGCCTGGCTGGGAGTACGCTGACGATGATCAAAGGATTCCAGCTGCTGGTCCGAGAGGTCGGTTTGAGCATTGAGCAGGCCTCCCGGGTCGGAAGCCTCAATCCCGCCAGAAAAATCGGCATCGATGACTGCACCGGATCCCTTGAGTCCGGCAAACTTGCCGACGTCCTGGTGCTCTCCAGCGACTTGGAGCTGCAAGGCGTTTGGATTCAAGGAGTACGCAAGCATTAATCCGCTACCTTAACACGCATTGCAAATAAGCAAAGGAGCTGCCTTAGTTAGGATGACTTCAATCCTAATGGGCAGCTCCTTTTGGTATAAGGGTTTTACCGGCTGTTTCGATTGCCGCCAAACCAACCGTCGTCCGTATCGTTCTTCATCAGGTTGCCGCGGGTGTCGTTCATGCCGTTTCGGCCGCCAAGGTTCAACGGGAAAACGCGGTTGATCCAAGAGCCGAAATCACGCGAAAGCGTACCAACCGTGTTCGCTGCATGACCATCCGTTCCAAAACGACGGGCATGCTGATAAAATCCTTCATCTGCGGAAACATATACTTGACTGATATGTGGAGCGGTTTTGCGAATTTTGTTCGTTATTTCATTATGAACATGCTGAGGAACCTCTTCACGAGTGCTCATCATACCCATGTTGTTATTGTTGTAAGTTCCATAAGGAACGCCATTGATGCCTGTTCCCATATAGGTGTCATTAGTCGTTCCCCTAGTTCCTGTAAGGCTGTTGGTTCGTAAACCGTCAGTACCCGTAAGTCCATCAGTGCGTGTACCCATAAGTCCATCAGTACGTGTGCCGTTAGTACCCATAAGTCCATTCGTGCGTGTTCCGTTTAACGTATTATAATTGCTGCCGCCAAATCCGCCATGGGTTGTCGTTCCATTAACGCCGAAACCACGGTTATCAGCCGTGCGACCAAGCCCTGTTGTGTTTTCTACAGCACGCGTGGTATTTCCCACGACACGTTCTGTACCCCTAGCTATGTTGTTCAGCAGGCCCACGCTGCCCGTGCTCGAAGTTCCGAACGTACGGTTCCTAACATTTGTTCTGTTCATGCCTGTCGTCGTCCGGCCGTCTGTATAACGGTTTGGAGTGCTCAAGCCTGTGACATGCCCGTCAATACTGTTGGTGTTTGCGCCATCTTTGGACAGCGAAACGTAGGCAGTGTGATTCGTCACGAAAACATGCGCAGGTCCCACGCCACTGATATCCGACACTTTTTTGGACAGCGTTTTGCTGTACTTCAGGTTCGTCAGGTCATGCTGCTGCGTGTTTCGCACTTGCAGGTTATTATTGCGCACGGATTTCACACCGACACGGCCACCGTCCACATTGTTCGTACGTGTGGTGTTGCCGTCATTGGCGTTACCGCATCCTGCTACTGCAGCCATACTAAGCAGTAATGCCGCGGAGACGGTCAGGTTGAGGGCCTTGGATTTAATCATGTTTCATCCTCCATCTCTATAATGAGTGTGTTAACATCGTATAGGATGACCTTGCGGCAGAGGCGGTATGCTGAAAGGTTTTAACATGGAGAAAAATGCGCTACAGGCCATTTATGCACAAAAAACGCCGATGGAATCATCGGCGATCATTTCATTAACTAATCATTCAATTAAAGAAGTCCTTCTTAATGACCGCTGTCTGCTGACTTTTCAAGCACTTGTTCCACCCAAGCCATGTTCTCCTGATACCATCGAATCGTCTCACGAATGCCGCTTTCGTAATGATATTGAGGAGCCCAACCGAGTTCCTTCCTTATCTTATCTGCATTTATCGCATAACGGCGGTCATGTCCGGGACGATCTTGGATATGCTGAATCAAGGTTTCGGGTTTGTTCAGTTCAGACAGGATCGTTCGAATAACCTGCAAATTATTCCGTTCATTATGTCCTCCGATATTATATATTTCGCCGTCGACGCCCTGGCGCAAAACCAGGTCAACAGCTCGACAATGATCTTCCACGTACAGCCAATCGCGAACGTTCAAACCGTCGCCGTATACCGGAAGGGGCTTGTTATGCAAAGCATTGTAAATGATAAGCGGTATTAGCTTTTCTGGATACTGATATGGGCCGTAATTATTTGAACAGCGCGTGATATTGATCGGTAATCCAAACGTTTCATAATAAGCTCGAACCATCAAATCGGCGCCTGCTTTGCTTGCAGAATACGGACTGTTCGGTTGAAGCGGTGATTCTTCGGTAAATAGGCCGGTGGCTCCCAGCGTGCCATAGACTTCATCAGTAGAGACCTGGACAAACTTGACGACTCCATATTGCCTCGACAGATCGAGGAGCGTCTGAGTTCCTGCCACATTCGTCAAGACAAACAATTCAGGCTGCAAAATGCTGCGGTCGACATGGGACTCAGCCGCAAAATTAACGACCGCATCAACCCCCTCCTTAAAGAGGGGTTCTAAAGCTGCCCGGTCTCTGATATCCGCTTTCACAAAACGATATTTGGGATTCGTCCGCACCTCGCTCAGATTTCCTGAATTGCCGGCATACGTTAGTTTATCCACATTAATAAATTCGTCATTCGGATGTTGAGACAGCATATATCGTATAAAGTTACTGCCTATAAATCCCGCACCGCCTGTGACAACGATCTTCATGCGACCTCACCCCTCGTATATATAGTTATTTTCTGCCAAAGCCAATCGAGGATGCTTTGAATCTTTCTCAGAGAGAACAGGTTTGTTCACAGGCCAATCGATATTGAGATCCGGATCGTTCCAGGCTATTCCCCGATCATGCTCTGGCGAATAGTAAGCATCGACCTTGTATATGACCTCCGTATCGTGAACAAGGGTACAGAAACCATGGGCAAACCCTTTGGGAACGAGAAGTTGAATGAAATTGGCTGCGGATAAGATAAAACCTTGCCATTGTCCATAGGTAGGGGAGCCCGACCGAATATCAACGACCACATCATAGATCGCCCCGCTTACAACGCGGATCAATTTCGTCTGTCCCTCGGGAGACAGTTGGTAATGCAGCCCTCTAATAACACCTGCCTCACGTGACATCGAGTGATTGTCCTGAATAAAATGGTCGTTAATGCCGCATCCTTTAAGAACTCGATCATTGAAACTTTCCATAAAAAATCCCCGATGGTCTTGGTGAACGGCCGGTTCAATCCGTTTCACGCCTTGGAGCTTTGTATCCGTGATTTTCATCTGCTGCCTCCGGTACATGGATTTGAGAGAGCTTTACCGAAAACATCGGTTGCCGCTCTCTCGATTATTTATATGTCTAATCCCCAATTAGGATATAGGCATACGCTCCCCCATGCAAAAATCCCGATCGCCGCTGCAGATCGAGATTTCGCAATGATATATATAAGATCTAACCTAAATCGATTCTTATCTTCTCTTTAACTTCTTCCAGCAGGCTCAGCACTTCTTCCAAACGGTCCCCTTTCACGATGATCTGGCCGATTCGGTCAGTGCCAACCCTGAATTTATTTACCTTCTCGCCTATATGATAATCAAATGATATTTGAATAATATTCTCATGCTGTTCATTTCCGTTCTCAAGTCCAGTAATATCCCCATCTTTATCGGAGATCAGTAATTCACACGCACAAGGCTGTGAAGTATGAGAGGGAAATGACGGATTCATGCGAAGAGCAGCCTTGATGATCTGCTCATAGTAATCGAATCCATAGAAAGTGGACACCAGTTCGGGCAAGCATGTAGCTCCTGCTCTGCCTCCGATTTCAAGAACATACACATGCCCGTCTTTCAAAATAAAATCCGCATTGATTGCGCAATGATTTAATTCCAACGCTTCGATACTTTGTTTCAACTGGGAAAACAGATCTTGCTGCACTTCTTCGGGCAATTCATATGGGACATAGTGACCGATGGGAACACCGGTATCCCCATAAAAGACGAAATCCCCGTGCGGCATGATGAATTGAATTTGGTTATCGTAGACGAATGCCTGTGCGCCAAACTCGGTTCCTTCAATAAACTCTTCAACGATGAAAAAATCCAGTTTCGTATCCTTGCGCACGGTTTCAAATGCGTATTCCACATGGGCCATATCGGCAACCTTCACAATGCCCTTGCTTGCTCCCCCGTCCACTGCCTTAAAGATAAGCGGCGGCGACAATACTTCGAAAGCGCTGTAAGCTTCCTGCAAGGTTTGGACTTTCAGAAATCGTGCCGTTCGTACGCCATGTTTCATAAAAGCCTGTTTCATCTTCCATTTATTTGAGGAGAGTAGAGCGGATTCATAACTCAATCCGCTTACTCCCAATTCATCCACGACTCTGCCGATCGACTTGACGGCCACGTCCGTACCCGTTGTACAGATTCCATGAATTCCTTCATGCCGGGCGATTTCGACAATCTTATCCATATGGGTCGTATCCTCGTAGTAAACCTTGTCTGCCTTGGCAAACCCGGGATAGTTTCCTTGTCGACTCACAACAATAACGTATAATCCCATTCTTTTCGCGGTTTCAATTAATGGGAGCTGGGAGATTCCCGCACCTAGAACCAACAGTTTTCTCATGGCTTAAACTCCCTTATACGGGTTATGATCCGATCCAAGTCCTCCTCCGTAATGTTCGGATGAATAGGAAGGGTCAGAATTCTTTTCCAGATCTCCGAGGAGAGCGGCACGATCGCTTTGAGATGCAGGTAGCTCGGATGCAGATGGCACGGATAATAATGGACGCCCGTCGCGATATTGTGTTCCTGCAAGTGTCCAATCATACGGTCCCTCTGGCTTTCCTTGCTGAATTTAACCTGGAACAAATGCCAGGAGCTTTGAGCATACGGCTGTTCACGAGGAAGTTCCAGCCATTCCAAATCCTTCAGTTCGGATTGGTAACGAGCCGCTATTTCTTTTCGTCTTCCGTTCAATTGGCTCAGCTTATTTAACTGAACGAGCCCGATGGCAGCCTGCATGTCGTTCATATGATATTTGTATCCTACGTCATCAACGAAATACTGCCAGGCATACACCTTCTCATGTGACGACCGTATCCACGTATCGCGGGAAATGCCTACCCACCTCTTCTCACGCAGCTTACGGTTCATCCACTCGGTATTGCAGGTAATTGCGCCGCCTTCACCACTCGTCAAATTTTTGACGGCATGAAAGCTGAAGCAGGTAATATCGCTGACGGAGCCGATCTTTTTGCCTTTATATTCCGCGCCGCATGCATGCGCAGCATCTTCTACTACCTTGATTCCATTGGCATGCGCCAACTCATGGATGGTATCCATATCGCAGGGATGCCCGCCCATGTGAACGACGATAATTGCCTTGGTTTTATCTGTTATCTTCCGCTTGATATCTTCCGGCGATATGTTCATCGTATCGGGTTCAATATCCGCAAAAACCGGCGTTGCTCCCACATAGCTAACCGCATGGACTGTGGATATGAACGTGATGGAAGGCACGATGACCTCGTCACCCGGCCCAATACCCAAAATGTCCATGGCCAGATGGAGCGCGGCCGTACCGGAATTGAGCGCAACCGCGAAACGGCTGCCGACATACTTGGCAAATTCCTGCTCGAACTGTTCCGTTTTGGGGCCAAGTCCAAGCCATCCTGACCGTAAAACATCTGCTACAGCGTCGATCTCCTCTTGACCTATACTCGGTTGAAGAACGGGTATCAGCTTATGGTCCAAGTGAACCTCTCCTTTCATAATCCCACGTCATTCCGACATTAGAATTTGTGAACGCCATCGTTCGGCGCAAGCTTCCACTGAAAAATTCGCCCATGCTACTTGTTCCGCACGCTCCGCGATGCTCTGCCGTAGTTCCGGCTGTTCGATCAGTTGGACCATGGCTTCGTACCAATCATCGCTCTCACCGGAAACAATCAGGCCGTTTTCCTTCCCGGCAACCCATTCATCGTAGGCCGGAGAAGATGTATAGATGCCCGGAATCCTGCAAGCGGAATATTCGCGAAATTTATTGTTGCTTTTGCAATCATGCAGCAGCGTTCGCTCCAACGGCGCTAACCCGATATCCCAGTTGGAACGGTAAAGGCGCTTCAGAAAGTTTTTATAGTTCTCATCGTAGGATTCCGTAAACACCTGCGGCTTCTCCCTGAGTTCATCGGGAACATACCCGCAGAACTCGATTCTGAGTTTATCCCCGTATTTCCCAATGATTTTGTGCAATGCCCCGATAA
Proteins encoded:
- a CDS encoding MurR/RpiR family transcriptional regulator → MTPILHIISVEKESLPRQERRLAEFILTAPSEIVHMGIKDLADQCEVSAATVTRFCKNFQCKGYPDFKLKLAAEIAHAEMASRTGNTRYQDIVAGNPLAGIVEAIESNHLTSIRDTTELLDLGQLERAVDALCRAKRIDLYGVATSSIVAQDFYQKLIRIGKNCTAFADSHMQITSASTLTSSDVAVAVSYSGETPETIDALACAKDAGAFTISITSYRSSAISALADITLYSSSLEEGMRRGDMASRIAQLHIIDILFMGMASRDFSTYVPRLEQSYLNVQNYRKSRGGQ
- the nagB gene encoding glucosamine-6-phosphate deaminase, with the protein product MNIYTFRDEEQFVQTGANLISSLLHTNPRATLGLATGSTPVGLYAKLIEMNRQGLVSFAQTTTYNLDEYVGLPENHPESYRTFMNEKFFNHVDIQMDRTHVPNGNAADPEAECLNYDKMLEEYGPVDLQLLGLGHNGHIGFNEPGDSLSGGTHVVELQEKTRNANARFFPTLDDVPTHAITMGVATIMKARQILLLVRGEDKAEIVHRALTGPITTECPASLLQCHPNVVVLLDQGAGRLLV
- the nagA gene encoding N-acetylglucosamine-6-phosphate deacetylase; its protein translation is MSSERKDSVQLLYGQVLTPDGFCADGVLAIKGEDIAYAGDVSGLPAELKQAAAEVINQPGGYIIPGFIDIHVHGGNGEDFMDASKDVLDKITSFHSSQGTTSMLATTMTAPKAAIDHVLREVNEYRSQGMPYTKLVGAHLEGPFISPKWPGAQNPEHIVHANIDWLEEWVSTYPDLIRQVTLAPEREGALEAISWLSSHGIVAALGHTDATYEEVEAAVEAGLSHGVHTFNAMTGLHHRKPGVVGAMLGDDRLSCEIIADGIHVHPAAIRILARMKQDDNLILITDAMSATGMADGEYTIGDLPVVVENGIATLKSNRDSLAGSTLTMIKGFQLLVREVGLSIEQASRVGSLNPARKIGIDDCTGSLESGKLADVLVLSSDLELQGVWIQGVRKH
- a CDS encoding YhcN/YlaJ family sporulation lipoprotein translates to MIKSKALNLTVSAALLLSMAAVAGCGNANDGNTTRTNNVDGGRVGVKSVRNNNLQVRNTQQHDLTNLKYSKTLSKKVSDISGVGPAHVFVTNHTAYVSLSKDGANTNSIDGHVTGLSTPNRYTDGRTTTGMNRTNVRNRTFGTSSTGSVGLLNNIARGTERVVGNTTRAVENTTGLGRTADNRGFGVNGTTTHGGFGGSNYNTLNGTRTNGLMGTNGTRTDGLMGTRTDGLTGTDGLRTNSLTGTRGTTNDTYMGTGINGVPYGTYNNNNMGMMSTREEVPQHVHNEITNKIRKTAPHISQVYVSADEGFYQHARRFGTDGHAANTVGTLSRDFGSWINRVFPLNLGGRNGMNDTRGNLMKNDTDDGWFGGNRNSR
- the rfbB gene encoding dTDP-glucose 4,6-dehydratase, coding for MKIVVTGGAGFIGSNFIRYMLSQHPNDEFINVDKLTYAGNSGNLSEVRTNPKYRFVKADIRDRAALEPLFKEGVDAVVNFAAESHVDRSILQPELFVLTNVAGTQTLLDLSRQYGVVKFVQVSTDEVYGTLGATGLFTEESPLQPNSPYSASKAGADLMVRAYYETFGLPINITRCSNNYGPYQYPEKLIPLIIYNALHNKPLPVYGDGLNVRDWLYVEDHCRAVDLVLRQGVDGEIYNIGGHNERNNLQVIRTILSELNKPETLIQHIQDRPGHDRRYAINADKIRKELGWAPQYHYESGIRETIRWYQENMAWVEQVLEKSADSGH
- the rfbC gene encoding dTDP-4-dehydrorhamnose 3,5-epimerase; its protein translation is MKITDTKLQGVKRIEPAVHQDHRGFFMESFNDRVLKGCGINDHFIQDNHSMSREAGVIRGLHYQLSPEGQTKLIRVVSGAIYDVVVDIRSGSPTYGQWQGFILSAANFIQLLVPKGFAHGFCTLVHDTEVIYKVDAYYSPEHDRGIAWNDPDLNIDWPVNKPVLSEKDSKHPRLALAENNYIYEG
- a CDS encoding ATP-grasp domain-containing protein, translated to MRKLLVLGAGISQLPLIETAKRMGLYVIVVSRQGNYPGFAKADKVYYEDTTHMDKIVEIARHEGIHGICTTGTDVAVKSIGRVVDELGVSGLSYESALLSSNKWKMKQAFMKHGVRTARFLKVQTLQEAYSAFEVLSPPLIFKAVDGGASKGIVKVADMAHVEYAFETVRKDTKLDFFIVEEFIEGTEFGAQAFVYDNQIQFIMPHGDFVFYGDTGVPIGHYVPYELPEEVQQDLFSQLKQSIEALELNHCAINADFILKDGHVYVLEIGGRAGATCLPELVSTFYGFDYYEQIIKAALRMNPSFPSHTSQPCACELLISDKDGDITGLENGNEQHENIIQISFDYHIGEKVNKFRVGTDRIGQIIVKGDRLEEVLSLLEEVKEKIRIDLG
- a CDS encoding DegT/DnrJ/EryC1/StrS family aminotransferase → MDHKLIPVLQPSIGQEEIDAVADVLRSGWLGLGPKTEQFEQEFAKYVGSRFAVALNSGTAALHLAMDILGIGPGDEVIVPSITFISTVHAVSYVGATPVFADIEPDTMNISPEDIKRKITDKTKAIIVVHMGGHPCDMDTIHELAHANGIKVVEDAAHACGAEYKGKKIGSVSDITCFSFHAVKNLTSGEGGAITCNTEWMNRKLREKRWVGISRDTWIRSSHEKVYAWQYFVDDVGYKYHMNDMQAAIGLVQLNKLSQLNGRRKEIAARYQSELKDLEWLELPREQPYAQSSWHLFQVKFSKESQRDRMIGHLQEHNIATGVHYYPCHLHPSYLHLKAIVPLSSEIWKRILTLPIHPNITEEDLDRIITRIREFKP